One window of the Rufibacter radiotolerans genome contains the following:
- the rpmC gene encoding 50S ribosomal protein L29, whose amino-acid sequence MKQSEIKALSLNEVKEQLTAERNNLQNLKFAHAISPLENPIRIKHTRKTIARLETQLRSLELNG is encoded by the coding sequence ATGAAGCAATCAGAAATTAAAGCTCTTTCACTGAATGAAGTGAAAGAGCAACTTACCGCTGAGAGAAACAACTTGCAGAACCTGAAGTTCGCGCATGCTATTTCTCCCCTAGAGAACCCAATCAGAATTAAGCATACTAGAAAAACCATCGCCAGACTAGAGACGCAATTGCGTTCTTTAGAGCTCAATGGCTAA
- the rpsQ gene encoding 30S ribosomal protein S17, whose amino-acid sequence METRNLRKEKTGRVVSNKMDKSITVIVESKVKHPIYGKFVSKSKKFMAHDENNDCGIGDTVRIMETRPLSKNKCWRLIEIVERAK is encoded by the coding sequence ATGGAGACGAGAAATCTAAGAAAAGAAAAAACTGGACGCGTGGTAAGTAACAAGATGGACAAGTCCATTACTGTTATTGTTGAAAGCAAAGTGAAACACCCTATTTACGGGAAATTTGTTTCCAAGTCCAAGAAGTTCATGGCCCATGATGAGAACAATGACTGCGGTATCGGAGATACTGTCCGCATCATGGAGACTCGGCCATTGAGCAAAAACAAATGCTGGCGCTTAATTGAAATCGTAGAAAGAGCTAAATAA
- the rplN gene encoding 50S ribosomal protein L14: MIQQESRLTVADNSGAKEVLCIRVLGGTGKKYASVGDKIVVTVKSALSSGNVKKGTVTKAVIVRTKKEVRRKDGSYIRFDDNAAVLLNNNDEPRGTRIFGPVARELRERQFMKIVSLAPEVL; the protein is encoded by the coding sequence ATGATACAACAAGAATCAAGACTTACTGTTGCTGATAACAGCGGAGCAAAAGAGGTTCTGTGCATCCGGGTATTGGGTGGTACAGGCAAGAAATACGCCTCTGTGGGTGATAAAATTGTTGTTACCGTAAAATCTGCTCTTTCTTCCGGCAACGTTAAGAAAGGAACTGTTACCAAAGCGGTAATTGTTCGGACCAAAAAAGAAGTTCGTCGTAAGGATGGATCTTATATTCGTTTTGATGATAATGCCGCGGTATTATTAAACAACAACGATGAGCCACGTGGTACGCGTATCTTTGGGCCAGTTGCCCGCGAGTTACGTGAAAGACAGTTTATGAAAATTGTTTCTTTGGCTCCTGAAGTATTATAA
- the rplX gene encoding 50S ribosomal protein L24 — MSKHKLHVKKGDTVKVIAGDDKGKTGTVTSVLTEKQKVVIEGLNLVSKHQKPSAKNPNGGIVKQEAPIHASNVMLVEPATNEATRSGKKLNNDGKLQRYSKKTGNLI; from the coding sequence ATGTCAAAACATAAACTTCATGTGAAGAAAGGTGACACCGTAAAGGTGATCGCTGGTGATGATAAAGGAAAAACAGGAACTGTAACCTCTGTGCTTACTGAAAAGCAGAAAGTGGTTATTGAAGGGTTGAACCTAGTATCTAAGCACCAAAAGCCAAGCGCTAAAAATCCTAACGGAGGAATTGTGAAGCAGGAAGCTCCTATCCACGCCAGTAACGTGATGTTGGTAGAGCCGGCCACTAATGAAGCTACCCGTTCAGGAAAGAAGCTTAACAATGATGGTAAGCTACAACGTTATTCCAAAAAAACTGGAAACTTAATCTAA
- the rplE gene encoding 50S ribosomal protein L5, with protein sequence MAARLKDKYTKEIVPALKEKFQYKSIMQVPKITKISINRGIGNAVADKKLVDIGVDELTIIAGQKAVQTKAKNSISNFKLREGMPIGARVTLRGERMYEFLDRLVTIALPRVRDFKGINDKGFDGRGNYTLGVKEQIIFPEISIDKIKSIAGMDITFVTTASTDEESLELLKAFGLPFANLKK encoded by the coding sequence ATGGCAGCTAGACTAAAAGATAAGTACACAAAAGAGATCGTTCCTGCATTGAAAGAGAAATTTCAATACAAGAGCATCATGCAAGTGCCAAAGATTACAAAAATCAGCATTAACAGAGGTATTGGTAATGCGGTGGCTGATAAGAAACTGGTGGATATTGGAGTAGACGAACTCACTATCATTGCAGGTCAGAAAGCAGTTCAAACCAAAGCTAAGAACTCAATCTCAAACTTTAAGTTGAGAGAAGGTATGCCAATTGGTGCACGTGTTACCTTGCGTGGCGAGAGAATGTATGAATTCCTTGACCGTTTGGTAACAATCGCCCTTCCACGGGTTCGTGACTTCAAAGGTATCAATGATAAAGGCTTTGACGGACGTGGTAACTACACCTTAGGGGTAAAAGAGCAAATAATATTCCCTGAGATCAGCATTGACAAAATTAAGTCTATCGCTGGTATGGACATCACTTTCGTTACTACTGCTTCTACAGATGAAGAAAGCCTGGAGTTATTGAAAGCCTTTGGTTTACCTTTCGCAAATTTAAAGAAATAA
- the rpsN gene encoding 30S ribosomal protein S14, whose protein sequence is MAKESAKARELKRQKLVAKYAAKRAQLKAAGDYEALDKLPKDASPVRLHNRCKLTGRPRGYMRKFGISRVTFREMASAGKIPGVTKASW, encoded by the coding sequence ATGGCTAAAGAATCAGCAAAAGCAAGAGAGCTCAAGAGACAAAAGTTAGTAGCGAAGTATGCTGCTAAGAGAGCTCAGTTAAAAGCTGCTGGCGATTATGAAGCTCTAGATAAATTGCCTAAAGACGCCTCTCCAGTACGTTTACACAACAGATGTAAATTGACCGGAAGACCAAGAGGTTATATGAGGAAGTTTGGCATCTCTCGCGTTACATTCAGAGAGATGGCTTCTGCCGGCAAGATTCCTGGGGTAACGAAGGCTAGTTGGTAA
- the rpsH gene encoding 30S ribosomal protein S8, which yields MHSDPIADYLTRLRNAIKANHRVVEIPASKIKKELTKVLYEKGYIQSYKFDDSSIQGTIKIALKYDPATKQSAIVKLERVSKPGLRKYVHLDEMPRVLNGYGVAILSTSKGVITNKEAVGLNVGGEVLCYVY from the coding sequence ATGCATTCAGATCCGATAGCAGATTATTTAACTAGACTACGGAATGCCATCAAGGCAAATCACCGTGTAGTTGAAATTCCGGCTAGCAAAATAAAGAAAGAATTAACCAAAGTTCTCTACGAGAAAGGTTACATTCAGAGTTACAAGTTCGATGATAGTTCAATTCAGGGCACCATTAAAATTGCCTTGAAGTATGATCCAGCTACCAAGCAATCTGCTATCGTGAAACTTGAAAGAGTCAGTAAGCCGGGACTCCGTAAGTATGTGCATCTTGATGAGATGCCACGTGTGTTGAATGGATATGGTGTAGCCATTCTGTCAACCTCAAAAGGTGTCATCACTAACAAAGAGGCTGTTGGCCTTAATGTAGGGGGTGAAGTATTATGTTACGTGTATTAA
- the rplF gene encoding 50S ribosomal protein L6, protein MSRIGKLPITLPQGVEVLVNQDNLVTVKGPKGTLTAQVDTDISIAVEDGVLTVTRPTEQKRHKALHGLYRSIINNMIIGVSTGYKMSLELVGVGFKATTVGQNLELALGYSHNIYVGLPPEISANAVTEKGKAPVIHLEGIDKQLIGQVAAKIRSLRKVEPYKGKGIRFVGEVVRRKAGKTASK, encoded by the coding sequence ATGTCACGGATAGGAAAACTGCCCATCACGCTCCCACAAGGTGTTGAGGTGTTGGTAAACCAGGATAACCTGGTAACAGTGAAAGGACCTAAAGGAACACTTACTGCTCAAGTTGATACTGATATTAGTATTGCTGTGGAGGATGGGGTTCTTACTGTAACTCGTCCTACTGAACAAAAGCGTCACAAGGCCCTTCACGGATTATACCGCTCTATCATCAATAACATGATAATTGGTGTTAGCACCGGTTACAAAATGTCTCTTGAATTGGTAGGTGTAGGTTTCAAAGCTACTACGGTAGGCCAAAACCTTGAGTTAGCCCTTGGATATTCGCATAATATCTATGTTGGTTTACCTCCTGAAATTTCTGCAAACGCAGTTACTGAAAAAGGTAAGGCACCTGTTATCCACTTAGAAGGAATTGATAAGCAGTTGATTGGCCAGGTAGCCGCTAAGATCCGCTCGTTACGGAAAGTTGAGCCTTACAAAGGTAAAGGTATCCGTTTTGTGGGTGAGGTTGTTAGAAGAAAAGCTGGTAAAACTGCTTCTAAATAA
- the rplR gene encoding 50S ribosomal protein L18: MAFDKAKRRLRIRRSIRNKVSGTAQRPRLSIFRSNKFIYAQLIDDVNGVTLASSSSATTEGTSSSTKIESSSSVGRDIAAKALENGITEVVFDRGGYLYHGRVKSLAEGAREAGLKF, translated from the coding sequence ATGGCATTCGATAAAGCAAAAAGAAGACTGAGAATCCGTCGCAGTATCCGTAATAAGGTTTCTGGAACGGCTCAGCGTCCACGTCTGTCTATCTTCAGAAGCAATAAGTTTATTTATGCTCAGCTGATTGATGATGTGAATGGAGTTACATTAGCAAGTTCTTCATCTGCTACCACTGAAGGAACCTCATCTTCTACTAAGATAGAGTCTTCTTCTTCTGTTGGTCGTGATATTGCAGCTAAAGCCCTGGAAAACGGTATTACTGAAGTTGTTTTTGACAGAGGTGGTTACCTGTATCACGGTAGAGTTAAATCATTGGCAGAAGGGGCTCGTGAAGCGGGTCTTAAATTCTAA
- the rpsE gene encoding 30S ribosomal protein S5: MSKLNIRSIKASEIELKERVVAINRVAKVVKGGRRFSFSAIVVVGDGNGVVGYGLGKANEVTDAIAKGIDDAKKNLVRVPMFKHTVPHSMEGKFSGGFVLIKPAAAGTGVIAGGAMRAVFESAGIKDVLAKSKGSSNPHNVVKATFDALSKMRDPLVVAQQRGISLQRVFNG; this comes from the coding sequence ATGTCTAAATTAAATATCAGAAGCATCAAAGCAAGCGAAATCGAGCTGAAAGAGCGCGTTGTAGCTATCAACCGTGTTGCCAAAGTGGTAAAGGGCGGTAGAAGATTCAGCTTCTCTGCCATTGTGGTAGTAGGTGATGGTAATGGTGTGGTTGGCTATGGCTTAGGTAAAGCCAATGAGGTAACTGATGCTATTGCCAAAGGAATTGATGATGCTAAAAAGAACCTGGTACGTGTACCAATGTTCAAGCACACTGTTCCTCACTCCATGGAAGGTAAATTCTCTGGTGGCTTTGTATTGATCAAGCCAGCCGCAGCCGGTACCGGTGTAATTGCTGGTGGTGCTATGCGTGCTGTCTTTGAAAGTGCCGGGATCAAAGATGTTTTGGCTAAGTCTAAAGGATCTTCTAACCCGCACAACGTGGTGAAGGCTACCTTTGACGCTCTGTCAAAAATGCGTGATCCATTGGTAGTTGCTCAGCAACGTGGAATCAGTTTACAACGTGTATTCAACGGGTAA
- the rpmD gene encoding 50S ribosomal protein L30, whose product MASVEITQIQSIIDRPERQKRTMKALGLGKINKTVTKELTPQIAGMVNRVQHLVSIKEV is encoded by the coding sequence ATGGCAAGTGTAGAAATCACCCAGATCCAAAGTATTATTGATCGTCCAGAAAGACAAAAGAGAACCATGAAGGCTCTTGGTCTTGGTAAAATCAATAAGACTGTAACAAAAGAGTTAACCCCTCAGATAGCTGGAATGGTTAACCGCGTACAACATTTAGTATCGATTAAGGAGGTCTAA
- the rplO gene encoding 50S ribosomal protein L15, with amino-acid sequence MNLSNLKPAEGSTKNRKRIGRGTGSGRGGTSTRGHKGAKSRSGYSSKAGFEGGQMPLVRRVPKFGFKNINRVEYTAVNLDVLQNLSAKSGSAVIDFAVLRENGLASKNDNIKILGRGELTAAIEVHAHAFSQTAVEAIEKAGGKVVTL; translated from the coding sequence ATGAATTTAAGTAATTTAAAACCTGCAGAAGGTTCTACAAAGAACCGAAAAAGAATTGGTCGCGGTACCGGTTCTGGTAGAGGTGGTACTTCTACCCGCGGACATAAAGGAGCTAAATCTCGCTCAGGATATTCATCTAAAGCAGGTTTTGAAGGGGGTCAGATGCCTTTGGTACGCCGTGTTCCTAAATTCGGTTTCAAGAACATCAATCGGGTAGAGTATACTGCTGTTAACCTTGATGTACTTCAGAATCTTAGCGCCAAATCTGGTTCTGCTGTTATTGACTTTGCGGTTCTTCGTGAAAACGGATTAGCCTCTAAAAACGATAACATCAAAATCTTAGGAAGAGGTGAATTAACTGCTGCTATTGAAGTGCATGCGCATGCATTCTCCCAAACTGCAGTAGAAGCAATTGAAAAAGCAGGCGGCAAGGTTGTGACTCTGTAA
- the secY gene encoding preprotein translocase subunit SecY, which yields MKKLITTIKNIFAIEDLRVRILNTLGFIAIFRLGSYVVLPGIDPNQLKGSTQGILGLLDAFLGGAFSNASIFALGIMPYISASIVLQLLTIAVPYFQKLQKEGESGRKKINQYTRVLTIVITLAQSVGFLATINAGAISPAVAGPLFTISSMIILTAGTMFCMWLGEKITDKGIGNGISMLIMIGIVSRLPGALVGEALALGLGKSLIFIIELIVLFFVVMSVVMLTQAIRRIPVQYAKQVGGSASLQAGQRQFIPLKVNAAGVMPIIFAQSLMFLPGMIASFWRNESDMANEIGNVFSDYTSWQYNLSFAVLIIVFTFFYTAISVNPNQISDDLKRSGGFVPGVKPGIATSEYIDEVLTRITFPGALFLAVVAILPSIAMLFGITREFAAFFGGTSLIILVGVVLDTLNQIESYLLMRHYDGMMKSGKLRGRSKNIAVAS from the coding sequence ATGAAGAAGCTGATTACTACGATTAAGAATATTTTTGCGATTGAAGATTTGCGAGTAAGAATCCTAAATACTTTAGGATTCATCGCAATTTTCAGATTAGGTTCCTATGTAGTTCTTCCTGGTATTGATCCCAATCAATTGAAAGGTAGCACACAAGGGATATTAGGACTTCTTGACGCATTTCTAGGGGGAGCATTTAGCAATGCTTCCATCTTTGCGTTAGGCATCATGCCCTATATTTCTGCTTCCATCGTTTTACAGCTTCTAACCATTGCAGTTCCTTATTTCCAGAAATTGCAGAAGGAGGGAGAGTCTGGCCGTAAGAAGATAAACCAGTACACCCGGGTATTAACTATTGTTATCACTTTAGCACAATCGGTTGGTTTCTTGGCCACCATTAATGCAGGAGCTATTAGCCCGGCAGTTGCAGGACCTCTGTTCACAATTTCTTCTATGATCATCCTGACGGCTGGAACTATGTTCTGTATGTGGTTAGGGGAGAAGATTACAGATAAAGGGATTGGTAACGGTATTTCCATGTTGATCATGATTGGTATCGTTTCCCGCCTACCAGGTGCATTAGTAGGGGAAGCCCTTGCCTTGGGTCTTGGTAAATCCTTAATCTTTATCATTGAGCTTATTGTTCTGTTCTTTGTGGTAATGAGTGTGGTAATGCTCACCCAAGCCATTAGAAGAATACCAGTTCAATATGCTAAGCAGGTGGGAGGTAGTGCATCATTACAAGCAGGTCAGCGTCAATTCATTCCTTTGAAAGTAAACGCTGCTGGTGTTATGCCTATCATATTCGCTCAGTCATTGATGTTCTTGCCTGGTATGATTGCCTCTTTCTGGAGAAATGAAAGTGATATGGCCAACGAGATCGGGAATGTTTTCTCTGATTATACCTCTTGGCAGTATAACCTTTCTTTTGCGGTATTGATCATCGTATTTACGTTCTTTTATACGGCTATCAGTGTTAACCCCAATCAAATCTCTGATGATTTGAAAAGAAGTGGTGGTTTTGTGCCCGGTGTGAAACCAGGTATTGCTACCTCAGAATACATTGACGAAGTATTAACCCGTATTACCTTCCCTGGTGCCTTGTTCTTGGCGGTAGTAGCTATTTTGCCTTCTATTGCCATGTTATTTGGAATCACCAGAGAGTTCGCCGCTTTCTTTGGAGGTACTTCCCTCATCATTCTTGTAGGGGTGGTATTAGATACCTTGAACCAAATTGAGAGCTATTTGTTAATGCGTCATTATGACGGAATGATGAAATCTGGTAAACTCAGAGGACGTTCTAAAAATATAGCCGTTGCTTCCTAA
- the map gene encoding type I methionyl aminopeptidase, producing the protein MIIYKTEEEIELIRQSANILSQVHGEIAKHVAEGVTTLKLDSVAEEFIRDNGGSPSFKGYNGFKHSLCISLNSAVVHGIPSKYSLQSGDVVSIDCGVFFQGFHSDSAYTHAVGEVEPEVAELLLHTKESLYKGIEYAVAGARIGDIGFAIQSHVEQFGYGVVRELVGHGLGKSLHEGPEVPNYGKRGQGMKLQEGLVLAIEPMVNLGSRHVVQENDGWTIRTRDKKPSAHFEHTVVIRKGKAEILTTFDYIDKALN; encoded by the coding sequence ATGATTATTTACAAAACGGAAGAAGAGATTGAGCTTATAAGACAAAGTGCTAACATCCTCAGCCAGGTGCACGGTGAAATAGCCAAGCATGTGGCAGAGGGTGTTACAACCTTAAAATTGGATTCCGTTGCTGAGGAGTTTATCAGAGATAACGGCGGTTCTCCCTCTTTTAAAGGATATAATGGGTTTAAGCATAGTTTATGTATCAGCTTAAATTCAGCGGTAGTACACGGAATACCAAGTAAATATTCTCTGCAATCTGGAGATGTAGTATCTATAGATTGTGGAGTTTTTTTTCAGGGCTTTCACAGTGACAGTGCCTATACTCATGCAGTTGGAGAAGTAGAGCCAGAAGTGGCAGAGTTACTACTCCATACTAAAGAGTCTTTATACAAAGGAATAGAATATGCCGTTGCCGGTGCCCGTATAGGAGACATTGGTTTTGCCATTCAATCTCATGTGGAGCAATTTGGTTACGGTGTAGTTAGGGAGTTGGTAGGCCACGGCCTTGGCAAGAGTTTACATGAAGGCCCTGAAGTCCCCAATTATGGGAAGAGGGGACAAGGTATGAAACTTCAGGAAGGTCTGGTTCTAGCCATTGAACCCATGGTTAATTTAGGGTCCAGACATGTGGTTCAAGAGAATGACGGCTGGACTATCAGAACCAGAGATAAAAAACCATCTGCGCATTTTGAACATACGGTAGTAATAAGAAAAGGCAAAGCTGAGATTTTAACAACTTTTGATTACATAGATAAAGCACTAAATTAA
- the infA gene encoding translation initiation factor IF-1 — protein MAKQSSIEQDGTIIEALSNAMFRVELENGHQVIAHISGKMRMHYIKILPGDRVKLEMSPYDLSKGRIVYRYK, from the coding sequence ATGGCTAAACAGTCTTCCATCGAACAAGACGGTACCATCATTGAGGCACTATCCAATGCAATGTTTCGGGTAGAATTAGAAAATGGCCATCAAGTTATTGCTCACATTTCCGGAAAGATGCGGATGCACTACATCAAGATTCTTCCCGGTGACAGAGTAAAATTGGAAATGTCTCCTTACGACCTTAGTAAAGGTAGAATAGTTTACAGATACAAATAA